A single window of Motacilla alba alba isolate MOTALB_02 chromosome 12, Motacilla_alba_V1.0_pri, whole genome shotgun sequence DNA harbors:
- the LMOD3 gene encoding leiomodin-3 → MNMSELGQNSDEDVCPEDIDEDEILANLSPEELKELQSEMEVMAPDPEIPTGMIQRDQTEKPPTGSFDHRSLVDYLYWQKASRRMLEDERVPVTLLPSERSAAEEMEGEAGSSGEVAGGRMPGTEGKERHYQNEHVSESRTQPGDTNKDRSDKERVVEEDEKEEAEEEEEDDEEEEEDEENETELETKENYTNESSHINQISQKPGTEPGEIKEKPKENEKKISKLNIPQKLALDTSFMKISARPSGNQTNLEDSLEKVRKNNPDVKELNLNNIENVPKEMLIDFVNAMKKNKNIKTFSLANVGADDNVAFALANMLRENRSITTLNIDSNFISGKGIVAIMRCLQYNETLTELRFHNQRGLLGHQAEMEIARLLKANNTLLKMGYHFELPGPRMVVTNLLSRNLDKQRQKRQEGQRQQQMKEQKELIAMLENGLGLPPGMWEMLGVPLPQLRMQEPPQAPKPPVPAAVSLSKRQENTRPPAPEQPCREKPVSFKVVKLKKTQRKPPVPEYVEPAEKTNLKDVIKTLKPVPRRRPPPLVEITPRDQLLNDIRQSNVAYLRPVPLPKQLE, encoded by the exons atGAACATGTCTGAACTTGGCCAAAACTCCGATGAAGACGTGTGTCCTGAGGACATTGATGAAGATGAAATCCTGGCTAACCTGTCCcctgaggagctgaaggagctgcagagcgAGATGGAAGTCATGGCCCCAGACCCTGAAATCCCGACTGGAATGATACAGAGGGATCAGACAGAGAAACCCCCCACGGGGAGCTTCGACCACAGGTCCCTGGTTGACTACCTGTACTGGCAGAAGGCGTCCAGACGCATGCTCGAGGATGAGAGAGTTCCTGTCACCCTCTTGCCCTCTGAG agaAGCGCTGCGGAGGAGATGGAAGGAGAGGCCGGCAGCAGTGGCGAGGTGGCTGGAGGGAGGATGCCAggaacagagggaaaagagagacaTTACCAAAATGAGCACGTGTCCGAGTCAAGAACACAACCTGGGGACACAAACAAAGATAGAAGTGATAAGGAGAGAGTGGTGGAGGAGGATGAGAAAGaagaagcagaggaggaagaggaagatgatgaagaggaagaagaagatgaagaaaatgagacTGAATTGGAAACAAAGGAGAATTACACCAATGAGAGCAGTCACATCAATCAGATAAGTCAGAAGCCAGGTACAGAACCAGgagaaatcaaagaaaagcctaaggaaaatgaaaagaaaatctcaaaattGAACATCCCCCAGAAGTTAGCGCTGGATACCAGCTTCATGAAAATAAGTGCCAGGCCCTCAGGAAATCAAACCAATTTAGAAGACAGTTTGGAGAAAGTCCGAAAAAACAATCCAGATGTGAAGGAGCTCAACCTGAACAACATAGAAAACGTCCCCAAGGAAATGCTGATAGATTTTGTCAACGCCATGAAAAAGAATAAGAACATAAAAACGTTCAGCCTGGCCAACGTGGGGGCCGACGACAACGTGGCGTTCGCGCTGGCCAACATGCTGAGGGAGAACAGGAGCATCACCACCCTGAACATTGACTCCAACTTCATCTCTGGCAAGGGTATCGTGGCCATCATGCGCTGCCTGCAGTACAACGAGACGCTGACGGAGCTCCGCTTCCACAACCAGCGGGGCCTGCTGGGCCACCAGGCAGAGATGGAGATCGCCAGGCTGCTGAAAGCCAACAACACCCTCCTCAAAATGGGCTATCACTTCGAGCTGCCGGGGCCCAGGATGGTGGTGACCAACCTGCTCAGCAGGAATCTGGACAAGCAGAGGCAAAAGAGGCAAGAggggcaaaggcagcagcagatgaaagAGCAGAAGGAGTTGATAGCAATGCTGGAGAATGGACTTGGGTTGCCTCCCGGGATGTGGGAAATGCTGGGGgtgcctctgccccagctgaggATGCAGGAGCCCCCACAAGCCCCCAAACCCCCCGTCCCTGCAGCGGTGTCACTGAGCAAAAGGCAGGAGAACACGAGGCCACCAGCACCCGAGCAGCCATGCAGGGAGAAACCCGTCAGCTTCAAAGTGGTCAAGCTGAAGAAAACTCAGCGCAAACCCCCCGTGCCAGAGTACGTGGAGCCTGCTGAGAAAACCAACCTCAAAGACGTCATCAAAACACTTAAACCAGTTCCCAGGAGAAGACCTCCTCCCCTGGTGGAAATAACCCCGAGAGATCAGCTCCTCAACGACATCCGCCAGAGCAACGTCGCTTACCTCAGGCCG